From Rhododendron vialii isolate Sample 1 chromosome 10a, ASM3025357v1, the proteins below share one genomic window:
- the LOC131303150 gene encoding histone H2B-like, which translates to MAPKAENKPAEKKPTEEKKTSAAEKAPAEKKPKAGKKLPKDASAAAAGDKKKKKLNKRVETYKIYIFKVLKQVHPDIGISSKAMGIMNSFINDIFEKLAQEASRLARYNKKPTITSREIQGDEGGLQ; encoded by the coding sequence ATGGCGCCCAAGGCAGAGAACAAGCCAGCGGAGAAGAAGCCAACGGAGGAAAAGAAGACCTCGGCGGCCGAGAAGGCCCCGGCGGAGAAGAAGCCCAAGGCCGGGAAGAAGCTCCCCAAGGACGCCTCCGCCGCGGCAGCCGgagacaagaagaagaagaagttgaacaAGAGGGTGGAGACGTACAAGATCTACATCTTCAAGGTGCTGAAGCAGGTGCACCCCGACATCGGGATCTCGAGCAAGGCCATGGGGATCATGAACAGCTTCATTAACGATATCTTCGAGAAGCTCGCCCAGGAGGCGTCGAGGCTGGCGAGGTACAACAAGAAGCCGACGATTACGTCCAGGGAGATCCAGGGAGACGAGGGAGGGCTGCAGTAG
- the LOC131302369 gene encoding homeobox-leucine zipper protein ATHB-6-like translates to MKRLGSPDSLGALMSICPASTEEHSPVYGREFQTMLEGLDEEGCVEESGHVSEKKRRLSVDQVKALEKNFEVENKLEPERKVKLAQELGLQPRQVAVWFQNRRARWKTKQLERDYGVLKASFDALKHNYENLQHDNDALLKEIKELKSKLKEDNTETNVSVKEEQLPSDSENRVITEQSTAPPLAADRLHGEKIGAPIFPDFKDGSSDSDSSAILNEENNNSSPTAASISSAANNGGGSALFPAMIKFGGGSSSMNCYNFSESKASNMGVAYQPQFVKIEEHNFFSGEEACNFFSDEQAPTLQWYCSDQWS, encoded by the exons ATGAAGAGACTTGGCAGTCCAGATTCTTTGGGTGCTTTGATGTCCATCTGTCCTGCGTCAACAG AGGAGCACAGCCCTGTATACGGAAGGGAGTTCCAAACCATGTTAGAAGGCCTAGACGAAGAAGGATGCGTGGAAGAATCCGGCCATGTCTCTGAAAAGAAACGGCGATTGAGCGTGGATCAAGTCAAGGCACTGGAGAAGAACTTCGAAGTGGAAAACAAGCTCGAACCGGAGAGGAAAGTGAAGCTGGCTCAAGAACTCGGGCTGCAGCCCAGACAGGTGGCTGTCTGGTTCCAGAACCGCCGCGCGCGGTGGAAAACCAAGCAGCTCGAGAGAGACTACGGCGTGCTCAAAGCCAGTTTCGATGCTCTCAAGCATAATTACGAGAATCTCCAACATGATAACGATGCTCTGCTCAAGGAG ATTAAAGAACTGAAATCAAAGCTGAAGGAAGACAACACCGAAACCAACGTATCCGTCAAAGAGGAGCAACTCCCTTCAGATTCCGAAAACAGAGTCATCACAGAACAGAGCACTGCGCCGCCGCTCGCCGCCGACCGCCTCCACGGCGAAAAAATTGGCGCCCCGATCTTCCCCGATTTCAAAGACGGTTCTTCGGACAGCGACTCAAGTGCGATTCTGAACGAGGAGAACAACAACAGCAGCCCCACCGCGGCCTCCATTTCCTCCGCGGCCAACAACGGCGGCGGCAGCGCTCTGTTTCCGGCGATGATAAAGTTCGGCGGCGGCTCGTCGTCGATGAATTGTTACAACTTTTCGGAGTCTAAAGCGAGTAACATGGGGGTGGCGTACCAGCCCCAGTTTGTGAAGATCGAGGAGCACAATTTTTTCAGCGGGGAAGAGGCCTGTAACTTCTTTTCCGACGAGCAAGCGCCGACCCTCCAGTGGTATTGCTCTGATCAGTGGAGTTAG